The segment GGGCACTTCACATATTTCTGCTGTTGTATTTACTGCTTCACTGCCTGCTCTGAattcccatctctctctgtaCCAACCTGTAGTTGTAAAGTTATATGATCATTTATGAGACTGTTGTGGAATGTAATATGACAAGATGTTTCTCTTACAGTCTTCAAAaactacaataataaaataagtattgaatctgtaaaataattatgtgaataaaaatttgtcaaaataataataatatcatctATGTCCAGGTTTCGATGTAGTTTACTACAGTGGTTTTATGGGCCAGTCTGAGTCAAATGTCCCAGGATAATTTTTATTCCCTTTGTTTCCCTGGTGAGTACAGAAGGATGTTATGGATGAATCATGTTGGCCCTCACTGTAGAACAAATATCAGGTCACAAATGTGCGATTAAAGAATAtggcaaccctaaccctaaccctgcattGCTCAAAGTCTCTCAAAAAAGTCCACTACTCATTCATTTTGCATAGAAAAGCAATTACACTCCCCTACTAATAACTGATTAACAGGTTTAGCAACTGTGATGTCAATACAGACATTTATAGCATAGCTCCTGACATTAATTGTTGCTGAATAATGATCACCTTTTGCTACTATGTTTAAAAGCATTGTCTTTAGCAAAGATCTCAACTAGAGGAGTGCAGATATTTTACTTCACTCATTTCTCATCATCTTCTAGGCTGTGAGCCAAATAATGTTTTGATGATATTAGCAGAGGATAGAGGCGCGCTGCCCTGGTCAATGAAGAAAATGCAATGTAAAGCAGCATTATATGGTGATGACATGCCCAGTAACCTGACTCATTTAAGCCTTTTTGACAACAGATCTGAGGCTCTGTTCTTTCGCTGAGTGAGCATGGTGTTAATCTCTAGATAATGTTGCAATACGGTTTTTTTTAGTCACCAGTGCAGAGCCTGATGGGTGTTTATAGCAGTACAGAGATCCACATTGATCACAGATGTGTGGATGTACAGATGCAGTATATTCCTTCAGCTTTTAACATCCGTGTTTAACATAGATGCTGTAAATTTGCATACTTAAACTTGCATACACTATGCTTGTAATAATATACAAAAGtgatgcaatatttttttacaacCAGCGTTTGGGGGGGGATAGCTttgatcaaacacaaacactaaggAGTTTTCTGTTATGCAGTGCATTAACCCACATCAACCCTGGGAAATAATTGAAGAGCAGTAATGTCCTATAAAATAATGCAACATGTGTTCAGATGACACACCCAGCCTCCTTATGCAGCTAGCTGAAGGTGTGCTAATGGGGTTTTCAGTGTAGTGTTTCTATTAGAGGTTATAGACAGGCTGGAGGCAGACGGACTAAGTGCCGCTCATAAACATTCAAAGTCTTGGCAGGTACACTCAAAATCTAATTGGAGAATTTGATCCACTTCGgcaataatcattttaatagcTTATAAATTATCCCGTAATATATGAATTGTACACAGGAGATTTAGGTTTCATATTGTACAGGCCTATGTGTAACGGGGGGGGCATGAAAAAGTGGATTATTCTTGTTATAAgtatctgtaaataaaaaggTATCTTAGCAGTGTgagacacaacaacagcacagcCAGCGAAGAACTCTAAATAGTCTTGCTTTTCTGGAGCAGCCTCCCATTTCCCGTAAAGTCAAGGGGTGGGCTCTCTGTTCCCTCAGCGCCCCTGAGCCCTGTCCTAAATGTCTACATGTCCCACACCATCTAATTCACAGGCAAATTAGGGAGATGATTTATGTGAATCAGGGATCAAAAAAGCAAGACAATGTGCAAGACTGAGCACACCGCAAGTTTTATTCAGAACATATGCTGTGAAGAtgagagggaagaaagacagacagggtTGTAGATcagaaagtgtaaaaaaaaaaaaaaaggaagaagaagaacccACATACACCCACACTCCTCTTGGGACAGCTCTGGGAGAAGATACACCATGGGAATAGTCCTCCCTGCTGAGCACACAGCATTAATACTGTCCATCATatcagaagaaaggaaaaacatttccacGGCACATGGAGGACAAAATGGAAGTTTGTGATCTTCTCTCCAATAATCAATCTTGCACTTCGCCTTTAAGCAAAGGAAACTTTGCTTAAGCAGTTAAAACCACACAAATACTATGCAACCAGGAAACCTACTGACAGTGTGTCAATCAAAGATTTACAGGAAAGCCAGGAGGAGAATCTAGTGAATGGACTTGACATTACTCAGCTCCCAATGCCTTCCTGCCCATAATGCCTAATTCATATGGACATACACAACTATCACATGTGAAACCGCTGCTTCACAAAACATTTATGTGTCAGGGAGAAAATACAGCAAATAATGTGGGAACACTTGAGCTCTTTTTATACTCCTGGCATTAAAAAAGGAGCGTGGCTGAAGGCCAAACACACCCTGAGACGTTGTGGGCTAATTGTTTCCTTCAGTTTCAAACACTCCCCCTTCAATCTATTCAAAACTCCTTCCTTTCCCTCCTCACCGTACTAcccctcccctccacctctctgcGTCTACTAATAGGCTTAAATATAACCTGCAATTGGTCCAGTAAACCCCTCATTATAGTGTTTTATTAGAATGCATTTAGGATAGTGTGGAGTCAGGGGTCAATGGGAGGTTctaacacacagcagctgtcatGGGGGTTGGACTGTGATTAGAACCAGCGGAGTCAAGCATCCCCTGGTCCTCAACCTCACTAAATAGACAACCTGGAAAATAAATTTGGCAATAGACCTTCCATATTCCAGCGGGGATGAGATGAGTGGAGAAGGtggcgtgtatgtgtgtgcgtcaaCCTGACTGGAAAATCCAGTCAAATGTTCAACCTAGAGATGATACAACACCAGATCGTTGCCACGACTGTGGAAATACACGTTTTGAATCCAAGCATGATTTTCATAATGGGGATTTTTAATTCATATTCTACAGTGACAGCGACCCAAATAATTGCTTTGCAGTTACATTTTCTGCAACTGCAAATTTTGCACTAATTACCGTCTTTGTGTGAAACCAAAGATAGAGGTGGTCGAGTTGATGTGGTGTGGGGGTGAAATATGGCTTGTTAGCAGCCCAGGAGCTTGTTCCACATGTGGTTAGGTAGTGGTTTGGATTGTCTGGGTGAGAGGGAGGGCATGCCAGTCTTCATAGTTCACCACATTTACACTAACTCAGTGTTGAATCAGGGACATTACTTGGCAGAAAAAAGGCCTGCTGTTTGGGTTAGGTGGCTGTGGAGAGCATGGACAAATGTTTCCTCAGTTGTTCCTCATGTTGACCATTTCATATAAACTCTATCAGGATTCTTGTggcagaaaatatgaaatgtggatttaaatatcaaatatttggTTTGCACGCCATATTATGTTGGATACATAGCAGACATTTTTACAGTGTAAGTGTTTTATGAGCTAGATGACCTTTAAGAACGCCTCATCAGGCTCATCtcattttaacacattctaaATCCCTTATCTGTACAGTACAACACTATGAGAATTTATGCCAATTTAACTGCTACTTAATAGCCTGGCTAGAGCAAAGAAATGTGACTAAGTGTGTTAAAACACAGAAGCAAAGACCAAAGGGGGCAAGATTCCTGTGGGTGactgtgtaatttaattttgtATGCACATTCGGAGCCAGAGAGTATTATTTACATGTGGGGTAGAAGTGACTATGGCCCAGGAGAAAAAAGTATAACATGCTCTGCTAAggacctggaaaaaaaaattaagaaaatctTTACCCGGTTCTTTCCTTTGAGATGCATCTTGCAAAAATAGGAAAATTAAAACCTTCCTTCAATTCTTTGGGACACTTGGGGTTCACGCGCGGTtacctctcctctgctgctccttccTTTCCTAATCATCAGCCCAAAGCCCACAAGTTCTGGCCAGAGTTTCTCGCCACAATACAGGGAGGCATGGAGGGGGGAGACTGGGGTCTTTTTAAGTCtgtctccttctgtctgtctctttctctccattcaGAAACCAAGGCTGCCTTACAATCTTAACAGGAATCCACAGCATCTGTCACTCATGCAGTGCCACTATACCTGAGCTGAGATTCACCAATAAAtagtaaagaaataaatccaagtTTTGACACGCTGTTTTCATTAGTGTTGACTCAATTGtttgtctccctgtctgtcagCAGGATATACCTCAACCCTGACGAAAAGATTTCCATGAAATTTGGTGAGGGAGAACAGGATTTGGGCCAGGAACAGTTGAATCATTTTAATAGTGATAAATTAGAGCGGGGATTTCCAGTATtaaatgtgacacaaacaaacaaacaaacaaaaaaaaaaaagacaaagatttaaTTgcaaatccccccaaaaaaaaaaatatatatatatatatcaacagGACCAGGAAATCAATTGAGTACATGTCTAAGTGACAGGGTTTATGTCTTATTGCAAACcgtattaaataaataaataaataaataaaggaggTTGTATTCTCTCTGCATTATCAAGATTAAAGCTCGTCTTATTTCAGGGCAAGCAACAGGTGGATGTAGttactgtatttacatttcTTGACGTATATAATATCCAATAGAATAAGTCGATAAGCTCTCACACACTAGTGCACTGATGAAAAGATCAATGATTCCACACATCTGAAACATATATATTCTCCACACACGGAAAAGTATTTATCATGTGTGTGGAGCAGGACGAGAACGAAGCCAGACTCATTTGTGTCTCACAACTTGCCGCTGTCCTGTCTGtcagttcacacaaacacacacacccctatacacacagatgcacacaaactcacacgcACATGCACTGAACTTGACCCACCCGGGTGCtatgacagcagctgctgggaGGGAAGACGGTTTGACCGAGCGAGCACTTTCATACTTTCTGACTAGTTAAAACAGCACCAACTGAAATTATTCTTTAcaacaaggaaaacaaaaaaaaaaacagtcctgTTCTAATAATTAAAACTCAATTTCATTTAGATTCAAGACCCATCCTAGttttaatcaaagaaaaaacatacaATCATCTTACCTTACAGGACAAAGAATTATCTCTCTAGCAGAAAATTCTGTTCTCTGTGCGCAGCCTACAGTTCCTTTTATTTCCACATTACAAACTTTCTTCGTTCCCCCTCAGCCACCTGCAGTGTTCATCGAGCAAAGCAAACTGCCATCCAGCACAAACATACCTTGTCCTTTCATAGGAAGGCCAGTGATAAAAATCATCCCACAATACATGAACACAAAGACACCATTAACAAAGGCAGTGATTCAATCTGCCCCCTTATCTCCTCTGCTCTTTATATCTTCAATGTCATAAAAAAGCCTGCTTCACTGGTGGGGAGAAGTGACTTATGGATCACACACAGCCAGGACAAATTTACTTCCTCTTTTACATTTGGAACATTTATCAGAAATGGGATTTTGATCGAACATGGGGTTGTGAAGTTGGAGGCTTTTCTTCCCAAAGGAAGcacaacttttttatttatatctattTTTTGGTCAGGAGTCGATCCATGAGTGAGACTATTAGTTACAATATAATTTTTTACTGATTCTAATTCAGCTCTacacacatccagacacacacacaaacacacaggaggaaGATAAATTAGCCACAGCCACTCAGAAGTATGTCACATTCACCTTTCCTTAAGACACTGTTAGAAGTCTAACTAAACTAAATGAAGTGCATAGTTTTTGACACTGATTTCTTCACTCACATTTCAATCAATCCTTGCGACAATCTCCGTGCGACACAGTTCTACCTAATAGCTCACTTTGAAGTAATCGGTCACATTGAGAAATAATcacaattcttaaaaaaaaaaaaaatggaagaaagatgggGGCTGAACTattttttcacagtgaaataCATTCATTTTATGTCATTCAATTCTATATATTtgtcataaaatgaaaaaatgtatgtaCGTATTTGCATGGATAAAGACAACAAAATTACtaaatttttccattttgagaAGTTTACATTTGAAGAAATCTGTTAATGGAAGAATAATAGTACAACTCTTTTAAATGTGAGTTATTTCTAAGCCTATTACATTTCAAATCAGTATTAGAAAATTGTGGCGGAATATCTTTGTTACACAACGTGCACAGCtaataaaaacagagctgtatcactaatgaaaaaaaaaaaaagaaaaccattatGATAATAAAGCCCACATTAAAAAGGGAGCCAATGAGGGGAAAGTGCTGATTTATTCCAACCAATCCCAGGCCGTAGGTGGAGTGACGATTTTAAAACTCCAACTCAAGTTGCTGTAACTTGTGTCTCTTCGGCTCACATTGTGGACCACAACTTTCACGACCGTACCTCCCCATGACAGCCTCGGAAACAAGACACAcgaagacaaacaaacagggaaGCATAAGACAAACAACGGACTCTTATCGACTCTGAAGTGGTTCAAGGAATTTACGGTGGCGCACTGTGCGTAAAAGGCGCACTGGGCACTTGGCTGTGCGTTTGAAATCAGTGGTAAAGTttgattctattttttttttttttttttttattccggtttacctcttttttttttgttttcattcccGCGGGGcttaataaaaaatgttgaaaatgacaGAGGAGCATGACAAGTGTGTCAGCGACCAGCCCTGTAGTCCTTCGGGCACAAACAGCTCCGTGTCCCAGGACGAATCCGATTCAGACGCTCCGTCCTCACCGACGGGATCCGACGGTCAGGGATCCCTGCTCGCCGGTTTGGGCAAGAAACTGGACTCCGAGGATGACGACCGCTTCCCTGCTTGCATACGGGACGCGGTTTCTCAGGTGCTCAAAGGATACGACTGGTCCTTGGTGCCTATGCCCGTGAGAGGGAACGGATCCCTGAAGAGCAAACCTCACGTCAAGAGACCCATGAACGCGTTCATGGTGTGGGCTCAGGCTGCCCGCAGGAAGCTGGCGGATCAGTATCCACACCTGCACAACGCCGAGCTGAGCAAGACGCTGGGAAAACTGTGGCGGTAAGGGAACACCAAGTTTATTAGAAGGAGAAAAGCAAGggaataaaatgtatataaaataagtagtatttgtttttgtaaaaaaatgttttactttttgacaatgaaataaaatcatcaaatTGACTAATTGTCTTAAagttttggttttcattcagaaaacagaataaagaaaaagaaaataaaaatttccattttaaataaaataataataataatagtaataaagcAATTTGGGCTTGTTaacatttttaccttttcagTTATGCTTTATTTGACtgaataatttatatattttatatttttcttttcaccacagTTTGCTTTCAGAGAGTGAAAAGAGGCCGTTTGTAGATGAAGCAGAGAGGCTCCGGGTTCAGCACAAGAAAGATCATCCAGATTACAAGTACCAGCCTCGGCGACGGAAGAATGTGAAACCAGGCCAGAGTGACTCTGATTCAGGAGCAGAACTGGCACATCACATGTATAAAGCTGAACCTGGAATGGGAGGACTGGGAGGGATGAGTGATGGGCACCACCACCCTGAACATGCAGGTATGCCATCATATGCAATATAAATTATCTATCAATGTTTCTATTTTGGCTACTGTGAAATaggtaatgatggcattttccttctctttagGGCAGCCCCACGGCCCCCCTACACCACCCACTACTCCGAAAACAGATCTGCACCACGGGGTGAAGCAGGATCTCAAGCATGAGGGCCGTCGACTTGTTGACAGCACCAGGCAAAACATCGACTTCAGTAATGTAGACATCTCTGAACTCAGCACTGATGTCATCAGCAACATGGAGACCTTTGACGTGCACGAATTTGACCAGTATCTCCCACTCAACGGCCACGCCTCAGGCTCCTCTGCCATGGCTGCAGAACATAGCCACGGGCAAGCACCAGCACCCGGCAGCTCTTACACTTCCTCATACAGCCACGCAGGTGCCAATGGTTCAGCATGGAGCCGCAAGAGCAAcatgtcctcttcctcttcctctgctggtGAGGTGGGCCAGCACCGGCTCCACATTAAAACAGAGCAACTGAGCCCCAGCCACTACAGCGAGCACTCCCACGGGTCACCATCACACTCTGATTACAGCTCCTACAGCAGCCAGGCCTGTGTCACTTCAGCCACATCAGCTGCCTCGGCTGCAGCCTCTTTCTCTAGCTCCCAGTGTGACTATACTGACCTCCAGAGCTCCAATTATTACAACCCTTACTCTGGCTACCCTTCTAGCCTCTACCAGTACCCTTACTTCCACTCATCCAGACGGCCCTACAGCAGCCCGATCCTTAACAGTCTGTCCATGGCTCCTGCCCACAGCCCCACCACCTCCAGTTGGGACCAGCCCGTCTACACCACACTGTCTCGACCTTAAGGGGACAAGAAAGTCAGTTCCGACCAGACTCATTCAGATTGATGCACTACAATGAAGGACGTAAGGTACAGGTGGACCAACATGTGCAGGGGGTAGTAGGTTACCTGTGACCATTTGAAcgtaaaacaaaagaaaaaagtgccTGCTGATTTTATACAAAGTTATATTGTCGCgacaaaaaacacacttgtGTTGTTGGTGAGCCAGACTCCTCCATGAGGACATGTCACCTACGCCTGCATCCTGTACACCACCCTCCTGTCTTTCCGGTTTAAGGTTGCATGTGTGAACACACTTGAGGTAAAGCAAAGAGCTGCCACTGAGTTGTGTAGGAGCAAAACAGTTTGGTCCGAGTTTGTTGTGAAACAGATGGAGAAGCAGATACTTTGGAGAATGTACACGGGACCAATTGTGTGAATTTGCAGTAAAATTTACATGAATGGCCAGAGCTATATCAAAGCATATTTGGTCATTTGCATTCGTGGAGCAGTCTTAACAAAATGGCTCATATGAATCTCATAGTGTCATTTTGCCTTAAAAGtcttgtatgtatttatgttcatgcattattgtttttttgttttgtttttttttcttacatagTTAACACATGTAATGTGGGTTTGGTCATTTACAGTACTGTTGGCTTGTATTGAAAACACAGTTCCGTAGAAAAGGACAGTATAAATTCAGTGCATTTTAGATCATTCCGTTGAAGACCAATTTCCTGTCTAATTACCACACTTTCCTGTCTCCATTCCCGAAAATGTAGCGGGACCAACAGACTAACACAAGACACAACAGGTGTCTTAAAGCTATGCTTGGCAAATTGCGATTAGTCATGATCTAGGGTTAAAGGAAATGGGGTAAAATAACACCACACTCTCTGAGTGACATGTCAGCTGGACCCCCTGTATATGTGGACGGACAGCACACAGATATGTGTACATATGCGCatctttgtgtatttcagggAGATGAAGTGCATCTGTATTCAAGAGTCATTTCCTTTGGCAAGAAATACATATCCCACGACACAATATGCAACAGTGCTACTCAAAACATCTTTTACTGGAAACAATCTTTGACCTTTATCTTTTACTCAAACAAGGGTATTAAAGGtttaaagaagaaatgaagTGTGTGAGAATCTCATCAACTATCATGTGCCAACTCACTGCTTTAAGTCTAGcgcaaaactttttttttgtgccttctAATGCTTATTGTCAGTATTTCAATATGAAACTGAATTATTAACAAACTCAAGGTAGCATCCAAAACTCCCAGAGTTAACCTGCTGCTGATTGTATCCTTAATTTGACATCATTCCTCACAGCCACAGTTTGTAATGTTCTGTGAGATGCTGTTTGAGAAACCTCCTGGTCCAGGTTGTGTTCACAGAACTTCATTGTGTATATTATTCTGGTGTATAATTTTGAGAAAGGCTGTGAAAATTATTGTTGTCCTATTAACGAGAGtttcatgcacacatacacagctaaCCCATTCGCTggccattttttaaaaataaaagatactttttctttgacatttgtCATTGTCTTTCTTATTTCCGTCACATGTAGTgtcattgttttaaatcaaaaattTGGAAGTTAGCAGTGGTAATGGGCTTTCTTTTGTGCAGGATACCAGCTGTTTGTATTAGTGTCCTTGCCCAACATCTGTAATGCGAGCTAAGACCGGTGCgaccttcaaaaaaaaaaaattatactcaGGTCTCATCTTTCTGAGCAGTTCCAAAGTGACAACAGTCAAAACTTTGCAGTGAATGAGTCAACTGCCGAAGTTGCATTGCTTGTGTAAAATATACGTTGAATTCTGTAGAGCTCTGTAGAGCTTACATGCTTTTCTACAGGAAAATAACGTAACTGCAAgttgctgcaaaaaaaatagCTCATCTCTCATCTATGATGTTTCTCACAGAACTTTCTGACCTTACAGAGCCcttctttgacattttatatGCTGCTAAATATCAACCAAAATAGtggatttcagattttttacaAAATCACTAAGAAAAGAGGAATTAGGAGAGATCATATCTCCTCTGGTCCAGTGGGTAGAACACTCAACTTGGCCCTGGCATGCATGCCAAGCAGCCGTCCCTAACCAGCCCAGGGAGAAGCCAAGTGCCAGGGCCGCACTGCTGAATTTTAATGATTCATTATGCTGTGGAGGGGCCTCATTGTGTCCCTTTATCCGGAGAGCTAGAAAGGAATTAATTGGACAGAAAATGGAAGGGCAAGGGGAACTGACAAGCCATTAAGAGGGTCCTGAATGGACGATTAGATGCACATGGGGGAGGattccccccccaccccccttgcTGTCTCATATCACAATGCTcgacaaacaaaaaacaacaagaacaaccaCCACAATGACCACCAGACCAAACTGTAGAAATCATATCAGTGCACATAATCTGTAGATAATAAAAGAAGATAATACCACAGCAGATGGGGTGTGGGTGGCTCAAGAACgacttgttgtttttcttctctcaaagtctttttttttttcaccagtgtTTGCCAAATACTTTCAGGAGGAACTCTTGAGAAAGAACAGGAGTGAATAAAAGTGAGGCAAAAAGGCTCTTCAGGGTGCTTGGGTCCTGTTTCCCTGGAACTTGTCCATAGTTTCTGATTGGGCCTCCTGAAAGCACTACTGTAAATAGCTGAAAAAATGAACTGGAATGGGGGGACTTCACTGAGTTACATCAGCACAGTATATTGAATGAAGgagtgaaagaatgaatgagcGAAGGCTTGGAGGGCACATTTTTCCACCAATATTGCAATCTTATTTGTGAAAAACCGCTTCATTTATGAGTATAGACATACTGTACAGTAGTTATTGACCCAGTCACATTGGACCTTTTAGTCTACATTCACTTGTGCACATTGGAACGTGTAAATGTGACTGGTTATCACATTTACTGCTGATGGTGGGAAGGATGTTATCGCATGAAGAGAGTGTCGGTGTTGGAACCTGGACCCGGGGAATGTGAAGcgggttgggggggtgggggaggttACGATGAACCCAGTGGAACTGGTACGTCCACCACCTAACCGCATCCCATTGTTAGAGGAAGGGATGACTCGCCTGGTAATAGTCTCCTGTCTAACGAGCCGGCCTGACTCAGACCATGTTTCGCgggagaaacagagagctgGGAACTGTGAAAACTCTGAGAATGCAAGACTGATTTGCAAGGGAAATGAACTGGACATAAAGCATGGTTATTGCCTGCCACTGAAACCGCCCAGCCCAATCCTTCTTTGAGTCTTCAAATGAATCCAGCtatctaaaatgaaataaaataatagaataCATGGAGTTGGACtggtgtgcattttttttaagtttatgtCCCTTCACAGccttacaacctgacaatgCATAAAGTTTTGTGGAAACCACTGCTTGAGTGCATGCAGATAAAATTGAGGATATGAAGTTTACTTTTGGAAAAATTAGCAACATACagaaaaaagttacatcaaatgGGATAGATTCTTGAAAAAGCTGCAATATTCCTCTTGTTTGCTACAGTATCTCACGCAGcttccaaaacaaacacattcaactAAACCTTTGCCGCTCCGCCCGAGTAAATGACTTCCTGAGCGTTATTTAGCCCTGTCGCCCTCATCTTCTCACTAAATAAAGCAGTCTAATTTTATTATTGGTGTCTCCTGTGTTTGCTGGCTTGACCACGCCAAGCAAAACAAGGTGGCAGACAGAACCAACATTGGCTTGCCCAAATCCTCACTGATGGGGCCCGCACAGAGAAGAAGGCAGAGGATGTGGACTGCCAACACCCTGGCTTTCAAAATGCCACTAAATTGAAGCTGGCTCCACCAAGATCACCTAAGATTGGCTGGCAATGCTTATGTCACACAGTTTCTGTGAGGACCCTGAGGCAAGATTGAACCTATGGTTAAACGGATGGCAAAATGTTTGAGGAGATTAATAaactttcaaactttcaaaAGTGTGTGGAGGTACAAATTCAAAAGCAGAATGGTTTGAGTTCATCTGTCTAGAAAGTTGCAGTTTGTTTATACTTATAGGATTTAAATAGGTTTTGGTAAAAATCTGGTGGGATCAGTAAATAAGTCCTTGTGAAAACGTTATCATCATAACAGTAAAATTCTGGTGCCTCAGTAAGACATGAAAttgaaacaaagaacaaaaact is part of the Echeneis naucrates chromosome 8, fEcheNa1.1, whole genome shotgun sequence genome and harbors:
- the sox8a gene encoding transcription factor SOX-8a isoform X2 produces the protein MGIFNSYLKMTEEHDKCVSDQPCSPSGTNSSVSQDESDSDAPSSPTGSDGQGSLLAGLGKKLDSEDDDRFPACIRDAVSQVLKGYDWSLVPMPVRGNGSLKSKPHVKRPMNAFMVWAQAARRKLADQYPHLHNAELSKTLGKLWRLLSESEKRPFVDEAERLRVQHKKDHPDYKYQPRRRKNVKPGQSDSDSGAELAHHMYKAEPGMGGLGGMSDGHHHPEHAGQPHGPPTPPTTPKTDLHHGVKQDLKHEGRRLVDSTRQNIDFSNVDISELSTDVISNMETFDVHEFDQYLPLNGHASGSSAMAAEHSHGQAPAPGSSYTSSYSHAGANGSAWSRKSNMSSSSSSAGEVGQHRLHIKTEQLSPSHYSEHSHGSPSHSDYSSYSSQACVTSATSAASAAASFSSSQCDYTDLQSSNYYNPYSGYPSSLYQYPYFHSSRRPYSSPILNSLSMAPAHSPTTSSWDQPVYTTLSRP
- the sox8a gene encoding transcription factor SOX-8a isoform X1 produces the protein MLKMTEEHDKCVSDQPCSPSGTNSSVSQDESDSDAPSSPTGSDGQGSLLAGLGKKLDSEDDDRFPACIRDAVSQVLKGYDWSLVPMPVRGNGSLKSKPHVKRPMNAFMVWAQAARRKLADQYPHLHNAELSKTLGKLWRLLSESEKRPFVDEAERLRVQHKKDHPDYKYQPRRRKNVKPGQSDSDSGAELAHHMYKAEPGMGGLGGMSDGHHHPEHAGQPHGPPTPPTTPKTDLHHGVKQDLKHEGRRLVDSTRQNIDFSNVDISELSTDVISNMETFDVHEFDQYLPLNGHASGSSAMAAEHSHGQAPAPGSSYTSSYSHAGANGSAWSRKSNMSSSSSSAGEVGQHRLHIKTEQLSPSHYSEHSHGSPSHSDYSSYSSQACVTSATSAASAAASFSSSQCDYTDLQSSNYYNPYSGYPSSLYQYPYFHSSRRPYSSPILNSLSMAPAHSPTTSSWDQPVYTTLSRP